The sequence GCCGCAGCAGGGCCCAGTAGCCCTCGTCGTCCATACCGAAGAACACCTTCAGCTCTGACGATAGTCCGTAGCACTGGATGTATTGCCGGGAAACCACCTGCTGGTAGGCATACAACGAGGGAAACGCCTGCAATTCCACCAGCCAAGGCTGCAATTGTCCCGCTGCATCGCGAATCAGGCCGAAATCCACTTGCACGAATAACGGATGCGCATCGTCGTTCGGCACCCGAAAGGCTGCAGGAATCGACGCTTCCGACTTGGAGCGATATTCGGGACTGTCCACAAGCTGATGAACCAACTCATCGCCGTAACGCGCCATTTTGTCGAGCAGTGGCTTAGGGAAAAAGCAGGGAGTCTCGCTCACGCGGAATTCAACTTTGGTTCCGCATTCCTGGTTCAACTGGCGAATAAAATTCTGGTATTTCTCTGGCGTGTAGTTGGCGTTGAAATGCTGACGCAGTTCGGGAATCATCGCCCGCACCCGCTTTATTGCAGCTCGGAAGCTACGCCTCGATCAGGAATTGACCACGCCGCATGATCGGCAGACCATCCACCCAGATGTCGAAGTTCGTTCCCACGACATCAATGTGCGTTGAGGAGTACCAGTCGGCTCCCGTATGCTCGCCATAAGGATTGCCAAATGCGATATGAATTCCTGGCAGCTTTTCGTCCTGCAGGATATGCCCGATCACGCCCTTTAGCTCAATATTTGTTCCAATGGCAAACTCGCCCACACGATCGCTGTTCTCGTCCGTGTGGGTGTACCGCCAGAAATCGTTTTCCAGTTCCTTGTTGTCGCTGAACGCCTCGGTCAAACGATTTTCTTTGATTCGTATGGTCAGCGGATTCGCTCGCAGGTTGCCGAATTTCGAACACAGATAGTCGCCCACCACGCCATCGATCACAAAGGTTCCGTTCACCTCTCCCGGTGTGGTGAACACCTCTCCACCGGGCAGGTTTCCCCACTTTTCCGGACTGATCAGGCCACTGGTCTTGAGCCAACGATAGTGAGGGTTCAAATCGGCATGGATATCGGTTCCCGCTGGAGTCTTGGCATCAATAGCCTTTGCTCGGCTCACGAGTTGCCAAATTTTCATACTGATGCGATCGACCCTCAGAAAATCTGCCCGCATACCTTCCAGCATTATTTGCCGGTTGATGTTGACCATGTGCGCGTGGCGCATCTTTCGCCGGTTCACCACTTCTGTCATCTGCATGCGGGAACGCAACTCGTTCGTCTGTACCTGCGCAGCGAAGATACTGACCTGGCTGGTTTCCATGTCGCCCAGGATTTCCGGGGGCATGCCACTCAGCGGCCGGGTCGCAACCTCTTCCAGGACAAAAATGCTGAGCGCCGATCCCACACCCTGGATCTCGCGCGCCAGGGCACCCGCGATCTCCCGGCACGCCACATCGGTAATCAGCGTGACCTTCTCCTGCGGCTGTATACGCAGGCACACGTTCACTGCATTGCGGGCCCCTATGGAAAGTTCAGGATCAAACTCGAGGGTTGCCAGATTGCTTAGTGTCTCTTTCGACTGAATCATGCACTCCGTACTTTACGCGCTAGCCGGGATGGACATGGTGTCTCTTTCGCAGAGGCCGACCTTTGTCTCCTCTACCATGTAGTCCACTACCTTCTTCAAATCACCTGTTTCCTTGAAAACGTTCAACTGGCGATCAGCTCCGGTCCCCATCTCCAGGATGCGGTAAATGTAATTGATTTGCTCTCGTGAATCTAATTCATCCACTACATCGTCTACAAATTCAAGATACTCGTGTATAAGCTCGCGTTCTGGAACCTCGATCTGCTTGCCGAAATCGATCAGCTTGCCATCCAGGCCATAGCGTGAAGCCCGCCACTTGTTCTCCATCAGCAGCGCACGGCCGTACTGTCGAAAAGTCTGGTTCTGCGAATGCAACTTGTACAGCTTGGCGATAGTCGCCTGAATCAGCGCTGCCAACGCGATAGTTTCGTCTAGCCGCATCGGCAGATCGCATACCCGGATCTCCAACGTGCTAAAGAAAGGATGCGGCCGGATGTCCCACCAGATCTTCTTGGCGTTATCAATGCATTTTGTCTTGATCAACAGATTGACGAAATTGTCAAACTCCGCCCAACTCGAGAACGTGTCAGGGATGTTCGTGCGCGGAAACTTGTCAAACACTTTACAGCGATACGATTTCAGCCCGGTGTTCATTCCCAGCCAGAACGGGGAGTTGCTGGAAAGCGCCAGCAGATGCGGTAGGAAATAACGTGCCTGGTTCATCAGGTGGATCGTGGTTTCGCGGTCTTCCACTCCCACGTGCACATGCAAACCAAAGATCAGGTTCGCGCGCGCTACCAGTTGCAAGTCCTCTACTAGCGTCCGATAGCGCTCATCGGGATAGATCTCCTGGGTGCGCCAGTCAGAAAACGGATGCGTAGCCCCGGCAGCTACGAGTAACCCATTCTCCTGTGCGAGACTAATCACCTCTC comes from Terriglobales bacterium and encodes:
- a CDS encoding aminopeptidase is translated as MIQSKETLSNLATLEFDPELSIGARNAVNVCLRIQPQEKVTLITDVACREIAGALAREIQGVGSALSIFVLEEVATRPLSGMPPEILGDMETSQVSIFAAQVQTNELRSRMQMTEVVNRRKMRHAHMVNINRQIMLEGMRADFLRVDRISMKIWQLVSRAKAIDAKTPAGTDIHADLNPHYRWLKTSGLISPEKWGNLPGGEVFTTPGEVNGTFVIDGVVGDYLCSKFGNLRANPLTIRIKENRLTEAFSDNKELENDFWRYTHTDENSDRVGEFAIGTNIELKGVIGHILQDEKLPGIHIAFGNPYGEHTGADWYSSTHIDVVGTNFDIWVDGLPIMRRGQFLIEA
- a CDS encoding carboxylate-amine ligase, which gives rise to MKPSFTIGIEEEYQTIDPETRDLRSHIQAEIISKGKLRMEERVKAEMHQSVVEVGTGVCKNVREAREEVKKLRREVISLAQENGLLVAAGATHPFSDWRTQEIYPDERYRTLVEDLQLVARANLIFGLHVHVGVEDRETTIHLMNQARYFLPHLLALSSNSPFWLGMNTGLKSYRCKVFDKFPRTNIPDTFSSWAEFDNFVNLLIKTKCIDNAKKIWWDIRPHPFFSTLEIRVCDLPMRLDETIALAALIQATIAKLYKLHSQNQTFRQYGRALLMENKWRASRYGLDGKLIDFGKQIEVPERELIHEYLEFVDDVVDELDSREQINYIYRILEMGTGADRQLNVFKETGDLKKVVDYMVEETKVGLCERDTMSIPASA